A single genomic interval of Lucilia cuprina isolate Lc7/37 chromosome 2, ASM2204524v1, whole genome shotgun sequence harbors:
- the LOC111683927 gene encoding ATP synthase mitochondrial F1 complex assembly factor 2 codes for MNNLCKLIPYTWRQIIPKQQSIIKRFYASPPKRFYKKTSVLFNDGKYEVTLDHRKLKTPKGAPFTLKSEPLAIAVATEFENQKEHIERSKMHLSALCFTAIDNPNNHSKIDMVNYLLNYIPTDTVLYQYDDEKDLHDLQRNEWDPLIKWFNERYGTNLQKTMDITPPEISSEDKMKISKYLLSHSDDVLYGFVFAVDTLKSIILSFAAIDQRISVEKAVTLARLEEEYQLKFWGRVEWAHDLAQQELQARLAASVLFVHLNRSEYFVKEKTLI; via the exons ATGAATAATCTTTGTAaattaataccctacacttggCGTCAAATAATACCAAAACAACAAAGTATAATCAAACGTTTTTATG CCTCACCACCCAAacgtttctataagaaaacctCTGTGCTTTTCAATGATGGTAAATATGAAGTGACCTTAGATCATCGTAAATTGAAAACACCCAAAGGAGCACCGTTTACCTTGAAAAGTGAACCCTTAGCCATAGCCGTGGCCACTGAATTTGAAAACCAAAAGGAACATATAGAACGCTCTAAAATGCATTTGTCCGCCTTGTGCTTTACCGCCATCGATAATCCCAATAATCATTCAAAAATCGATATggttaattatttgttaaattacatACCAACCGATACGGTGTTATATCAATATGATGATGAAAAGGATTTGCATGATTTACAGCGTAATGAATGGGATCCTTTGATAAAGTGGTTTAATGAACGCTATGGCACTAATTTACAAAAGACCATGGATATAACACCTCCCGAGATATCAAGTGaagataaaatgaaaatttccaaatatttacTCTCACACTCCGATGATGTTTTGTATG gttttgtttttgctgttgataCTTTAAAATCTATTATATTGTCCTTTGCTGCCATTGATCAGCGCATTTCAGTGGAAAAGGCTGTCACTTTGGCCCGTCTGGAGGAGGaatatcaattgaaattttGGGGTCGTGTAGAATGGGCTCATGATTTGGCCCAACAAGAGTTGCAGGCACGTTTGGCCGCCTCTGTTTTATTTGTGCATCTTAATCGTTCggaatattttgttaaagaaaagactttaatctaa
- the LOC124418467 gene encoding transcription elongation factor S-II: MCGAITAQQLAKMTPEEMASDEMKKLREKFVKEAINDAQLATVQGTKTDLLKCGKCKKRNCTYNQLQTRSSDEPMTTFVMCNECGNRWKFC; the protein is encoded by the coding sequence ATGTGTGGTGCCATTACCGCTCAACAGTTGGCTAAAATGACGCCCGAAGAAATGGCCAGTGATGAAATGAAAAAGCTAAGAGAGAAATTTGTCAAGGAAGCTATTAATGATGCTCAATTGGCCACTGTACAGGGTACCAAAACGGATCTGCTTAAGTGTGGCAAATGTAAGAAACGTAATTGTACCTATAATCAACTGCAAACACGTTCATCTGATGAACCTATGACCACTTTTGTCATGTGTAATGAATGCGGTAATCGCTGGAAGTTCTGCTGA